In Mixophyes fleayi isolate aMixFle1 chromosome 4, aMixFle1.hap1, whole genome shotgun sequence, the following proteins share a genomic window:
- the LOC142151094 gene encoding uncharacterized protein LOC142151094 has product MSSVLCFGLLILLLTIKVNSQSSCTTEKNPIKDKEETSCAQLGLTTIPLTQIPKDTEILILRFNALKSVATSTFKGMKNLVELDLSDNALSSFQVDFPLMLEELNLANNSLDAVPKLTQMSSLTHLVLSNNRISTIPATAFAGLKKLKSLELQKNEIDHLPKEVFKDVPLLTQLDLSYNKLWIIPDQLISSLDHLEKFYLTGNKLTEIPDGFFGDLVLAYVYLDKNPWNCNCALEYFKKWIEENVDSVYHIIDSDPVNNAESVVCLDGTPLLYYDTDQCHVKKRGDIDLNSVPKQPLTPVKVTKVEPTTKKSTSPRITTLMTTTEIAKTEKTTPVPTTEIAKTEETTPVLTTEIAKTEETTPVLTEIAKTEKTTPVLTTTVWQTPTMTIEIGGITTHITERMTTKGLASTWTTGALRTSERTTQTPSTTYQTSFRTSTEVGRTTEIATEVPTSTFHSTMKVDPSTSMTTRLIATASNVPTTSVMMPTQELTTIPEPQDTTPAIDSPVVAASTAWLAHAILKHCCLLHLLLYGSCLLLLLLQMMVSMMLLAWTYKFFYSHYQALIERLPGVRLIRYSLRSTVNKEEILLVRNDAIEPHFRDQSSNGVTRMLVLEGGSMDHEIRCTSVIL; this is encoded by the exons ATGAGTTCAGTCCTATGTTTTGGGCTCCTCATTCTTCTTTTAACCATAAAAGTCAACTCTCAGTCATCTTGTACCACAGAGAAAAACCCGATAAAGGACAAAGAAGAAACATCTTGTGCCCAGCTCGGCTTAACCACAATCCCCTTGACTCAAATACCCAAGGACACGGAGATCCTCATCCTGCGATTTAACGCCCTGAAGTCTGTTGCTACCTCAACCTTCAAGGGTATGAAGAATTTGGTGGAGTTGGACTTGTCTGACAACGCGTTGTCTAGCTTTCAGGTGGACTTCCCACTGATGTTAGAAGAACTCAATTTGGCCAATAATTCGCTCGACGCAGTTCCAAAGTTGACTCAAATGTCAAGTTTAACTCACCTTGTCCTATCCAACAATCGCATCTCCACAATCCCCGCCACAGCTTTTGCAGGACTGAAAAAACTGAAGTCGTTGGAACTCCAGAAGAATGAAATCGACCATCTTCCTAAAGAG GTTTTTAAAGACGTACCATTGCTGACTCAGCTGGATTTGTCGTACAATAAGCTCTGGATCATCCCAGATCAACTCATTTCTAGTCTTGATCACCTAGAAAAATTTTACTTAACAGGGAACAAACTGACAGAAATTCCCGATGGCTTCTTTGGGGATCTCGTTCTGGCCTACGTGTATCTGGACAAGAATCCGTGGAACTGCAATTGTGCTCTCGAGTACTTTAAGAAATGGATAGAGGAGAACGTCGATTCAGTCTACCACATCATTGACAGTGATCCGGTTAATAACGCAGAGAGCGTCGTCTGTTTAGACGGAACCCCACTTCTATATTACGACACGGATCAGTGCCACGTGAAAAAAAGAGGAGACATCGACTTAAATTCAGTACCCAAACAACCCTTGACACCCGTTAAAGTCACAAAGGTTGAACCAACGACCAAAAAGTCCACGTCACCACGGATAACAACATTGATGACAACCACCGAGATTGCGAAGACGGAAAAAACCACACCGGTACCAACCACTGAGATTGCGAAGACGGAAGAAACCACACCGGTACTAACCACCGAGATTGCGAAGACGGAAGAAACCACACCGGTACTAACCGAGATTGCGAAGACGGAAAAAACCACACCGGTACTAACCACAACAGTGTGGCAAACACCAACAATGACCATAGAGATTGGAGGAATCACTACACACATCACAGAAAGAATGACCACAAAAGGTTTAGCATCAACGTGGACAACAGGGGCTTTAAGAACAAGTGAAAGAACCACACAAACTCCAAGCACAACATATCAAACAAGTTTTAGAACGTCCACTGAAGTTGGGAGGACAACTGAAATAGCCACAGAGGTGCCGACTTCGACTTTTCACTCAACGATGAAGGTAGACCCAAGCACATCGATGACGACACGTTTGATTGCAACAGCAAGCAATGTTCCTACAACATCTGTTATGATGCCTACACAAGAGCTCACTACCATCCCAGAACCCCAGGACACCACGCCAGCAATAGACTCTCCAGTGGTAGCAGCATCCACGGCGTGGTTGGCTCACGCTATTCTCAAACACTGCTGCTTGCTGCACCTGCTCCTCTACGGTTCGTGtctactcctcctcctgctgcagATGATGGTGTCCATGATGTTGCTGGCGTGGACCTACAAGTTTTTCTATTCCCATTACCAAGCGCTTATAGAGAGGCTGCCCGGAGTACGACTGATCCGCTACAGTTTGCGATCAACAGTGAACAAAGAAGAGATACTGCTCGTTCGCAACGACGCCATCGAACCCCACTTCAGAGACCAGTCATCGAACGGGGTGACGAGAATGCTGGTGTTAGAGGGCGGGTCGATGGACCACGAAATAAGATGCACTTCAGTCATTCTGTAA